DNA from Rosa rugosa chromosome 6, drRosRugo1.1, whole genome shotgun sequence:
AAGTGAATTTGGTCCTATTCAATGAGCTAAAACACTACATGCAATTTGGAATTTGAAattctgaaaccctaatttgttgCAGATGTGAAATTTGGCCACCTGGATTCGGCATTGAAAGGGTCAATGCCAGAACCTGAGCTTGCTGTTTGTGTAATGAGCTGAATGCAATTTGCCCAATTGGGTGTGGTCACTTCAGCACAAGGGTCTGTGTATATAGAGTTTTGTAAGGTATGAGTTCAATTCTCACAAATGCAGAAATGTAGTTTTACTTTTCATGGCTTCCCCTGTTTCTAGTGAATTTTAAGACTTTGAGCAAACCCAAATTGGCTAATTTATGAAATAGAATCAATAAAGTTGGAAATGAATTAAACCAATTTTATACAATGCAGCTGCTGCAATTCAAATTTTCAGTGTCCAAATTTAGTAGTGCAGTATAGGAAAGATTTTGGACTTTGCTGTTGTTGGACATAGAATTAGTGACTGATTTTCTCTGTTTCTTTCAATGTTTGATGCTTTATTCGTGTTATTATGAAGGGTCGATGGAAAGGGAGGAAGGCGATTTTATTAGTATTGTTGAGGAAAGCATAGATTTTGGAGTTGAAACAAACAATAGTTTGGACTTGAATGTAGAGCAGGACTGTCACAACCTGAAAATTGTTCATGGCAATGGCACTGTGTCCAATGTATCATCTACAAATGACCACAGTGTCGATGCAGTTGTGAAAGTTGGTACAGAGTTTGAGTCTGATGAGCATGCTTACAGGTGTTATAATAAGTATGCTAAGTTGGTGGGTTTCAATGTTCGGAAAGATTGGGTGAATAGGAGTAAGGTACATGGTCAGGTGGTATCTAGGAAGTTCACTTGTTCTAAAGAGGGTTATCGGCGGAGGGATAAAAGGGATGTTACTGTAAAGAAACATCGAAAGGAAACTAGAACTGGTTGCCTGGCGCATATGGTCATTACTCGTCAACCTGATGGTAAATATCGGGTTTCACATATTGAAGAACAACACAATCATGACAATTTAAACGCAAGTATGGCTCAAGTATTACCACTGCAGAGGGAATCCAGTATTTCTCAAGCTGCTGATGCTGAACTGGTAGAAGGTACCAAAGATTTCAGAACACTGTCAAAATTGGCATCTGAATCGATGAATAGACGGTTTAGAGTAAGGGAATCTCTCGATAATGTTTCTTTAGGTTATAACAATCATCTTCAATCTGAAAGGACCAGAGATATGAAGAAGGGAGAAGTTGGACGTTTGCTGCATTACTTTCAAAGGCAACATGTTGAAAACCCATCCTTTTTTTATGCATTACAGGTTGATACTGATGATAAAGTTTGTAACATCTTTTGGGCCGATGATAAGATGGTATCAGATTATGATTATTTTGGGGATGTGGTTTGTCTGGACACAATTTGCAGAACAGACAAGAATTGTCTCCCATTTGTACAGTTTATAGGAGTAAACCATCACAAACAGGTGCTGATCTTTGCTGCCACACTTTTGTATGATGACACCATGGAATCTTACAAGTGGCTATTTCAAACCTTCTTGGAAGCAATGTCAGGGAAGAAACCAAGGATCATTCTAACTGATCAAGATGCAACAATTGTTGAGGTAATCGATTCAGTCTTACCAGAAACAGACCATCGTATATGCACATGGCAAATGTACGAAAATGCTCTCAAACACATTAGCCCCATGGTAAACGATACCGGGTCTTTTGCCAATGATTTCAAGAGATGTATATACGACCACAAAGATGAAGATGAttttgtttctgcttggggGGATATGCTAGATAAATATGGTCTTCAGCAGAATGACTGGTTAAAATGGATGTTTAGAGCACGAGAGAAATGGGCTGTGGTGTATGGTAGGAATACTATTTTTGTTGACAAAGGCGCACATTTGGTCGAAAGTTTATTTAATGATCTGAGAAGTTGCCTATACTCTGACACTACTGTGCTTCAATTCTTTAAGCATTACGAAAGGATGGTGGATGAGCAACGGTCCAAAGAAATAGAAGCTAGCGATGAAATGAACAGCTGTTTGCCAAGGCTAATGGGGAATGTGGTTATGTTAAAGCATGCAAGTAATGTATACACCTCAAGGGCATTTGAAGTATTTCAGCAAGGATATGAGAAGTGTTTAAATGTTGTTGTTAACCAATGTAGTGAGAATGGGTCATTGTTTGAGTACAGAGCTAAAACATTTGGGAAAACTCAAGAACACAGTGTCAGATTCTGTTCCTCTGATGGTACAGTTATATGCAGTTGTAAGAAATTTGAGAGTGTTGGGTTTCTATGTAGCCATGCCCTTAAAGTGCTGGATCACAGGAATATAAAGGTACTCCCCGCCAAATATGTCTTGAAGAGATGGACAAAAGATGCAAGGTTAGGGATTGCAAGACCGAGTGATGTCTCCACCGACAATGATAACCCTAAGCTTATTGTGGCAAGCCGTTACAAAGATCTTAGCCACAGAATTCTGATGTTATCTACCAGGGCTTCTGAATCTGGGGAAGCATTTCAATTCGCTGTTAGACAACTCGACCAAGTGATGGACGGGGTTGAGAAAATTTTGACATTAAAACCTGAGGATGCTCAAGCTGTCACGTCAAGCAGCACAGGTACAACTACTTCTGATAATGAGCATGCAGAAACTTTTCTAGATGAGAATGCTTTTGAGAATCAGGGTGAGAATGGAGTAAAAGGAGCAAACGAACAAGGGAGTGCTGTCCTCGACAGAGGTGAATTAATGAATGTAAATGGAAACTTCTCTAGCACAAACAGAATTCAGATTTCAGATGCATCCCCGCAAAGTAATCATTCCTACATTTCTTCGGAACCCTTAACCGGAAATCCCATTACACAGGTGAGTCTTGAATTGCACTTTTGGCTATTGTCAATGTTTAGTTTGCTGAAAGTGTGCAAGTTTTGATCCTTTCATGTTTACTGCACAGGGTTTGTACACTTTTGAAGAGAACCCTGTAGTCAACTGCACGTACGCGCAAGATAATGCCATCTTGTTTCGACCTCCAAACATCTTTCCTAACCAACACGATTCACCTTCCCAATTGCAATTGCTTcaggtagttttttttttttttttcagagaaAATTACATATTCACCTGATTCGAGCTTTTATGGCCACCGTATCTGAGTTGTTTGTATACTAATTCTCATACAGGAACCTCTTATCAATGGCACATACCAAGAACCCATGTCTGAACTGAGGCAGGTAATTACAAGCAAAGGTGAAATAGTAAAGTTCTTATTCAAAGTAACCAGTATCCATGCTAATAATTTTACTTCATGGTCACACTGTAGGCAATGGATCTCGATCTCGATCTCCACCCTCCACATTCACCTTCATTTTTGCTCTGACCCTCGCATTCTTTGACTTAAGTCATCGAAATACAAGGATCAAATGAACTAATCTAACGACTCCCAACTTCCGAGCTTTAACTATAAAACAAGGGAACGTCTTCCGTGCTCGGAGCATACGGTGCTCGAAGTTTTGGGGTCCACCCACGTGATTTTCACGTGACTGTTTATTAAAATATAATGCATATAGGAAAGGTTTAGCCGGTTAGTCGGTTCCCAGTTCCAAGTTTTACACAGACTGGGTTTTGTGTGAAATGAAATTAATGCAGACCAGGGTGAATTGATTAATGAATTTATCTAGGTAGAAATGGATCTTGGATTGAGTTCTCGTGGGAGTGTTCATCACCATGCTCCTCACCGTAAGTATAACCATATCTCTCCATTCTTCCAAACTCATTTTCACTGTCAGCTGCAGAATTCAGCCCGGATTTGACCAACTCACTCACTCGATCTGATCTTGAATTTCACACCAAATTCAATTCCCATTCAATATTTGACCTGCAATCGAATTTCGAACAGGCAGAGGGAGAGAGGGTGGCAGAAGGCCTCGAAAAAAATTAATAGAGAGGTGCCAAATTCTCAGCCATTAGTTTGGTTAGCTGATGGGTATCACCAATTTCATCGTCACCTCTTCTTCTCTGCTGTTCTGCTAAAAAATCCAGAAACAGAATGGAATGAATCACAGAAAGAAATATGAGCAACGTGGAAGCTCCACCTGCTCACGGCCTTAGTTCTGCTCGAAGCTCTCTGGCACCCTTGCACTCCGACATCGGCGGCAGCACCACCTTCATCTCCGGCCAAGACCTTGCAGCCATGAGCCGACATGATCCTCATGAGATTGACGGCGGAGGCCAGGACGGCGTCGATGTGGATGACGGACGTTGTAGGGGAGTTCCTCGACCGACTTGATGAAAAGCGCCGGAAATAAGCCATCCTTGTCCTCGCTGGTGTGCCGCCGTGACGCCGCCTAGCGCCGGAGCTCCGGTCGGGTCATCCTTGCTTGTGTCCAGATCGAGAACTTGATCTCATCAATCTTTGGAGCCCAGATAAATAGTTTCGATCAACGGTTCAGATCAAACAGTGGAGAGTGGACGGTCCAGATGGCACCtcgtaaaaaaaattaacaaatattttcttctcaaaaaaaaaatatttctatattttctaaaaataatttttaaaatttttaaactttgaaaaatcTTAATAAATAGCTGGGTGTCCGTAAAAATTCCCAAAAATTCTTAGAGACTCGTCGTGATGTGTACTCTAATATTGTGTCCCAAATCTTGTATTCATTAACGATCTAGTCATTCAAAGTGGGAAGttaataaaaataagaaaaataccTTAGTCAGTTGCCCGAGTGGATCGACGTCATTATTATGACGGAATTGTCTGAATTTTGAAgccgaagcctaaaataatgtacttgttaTATCTAACGGACAGtgtctcaagtgtacgatccgatgacACCCTTGCTCTTTGATGCTTGTAGTGAAAAAATATAGGCTTATTAAAGCTTAATCGGTTGACCGAGTGGATCGACGTCATTACTGTTACGGAATTGTCTGAATTTCAAacccgaagcctaaaataatgtacttgttaTATCTAACGGACAGTGTCTCAAGTGTAAGATCCGATGACACCCTTgctctttgaagcttgtagttaAAAAATATAGGGTTATTAAAGCTTAATCGGTTGACCGAGTGGATCCACGTCATTACTATCACGGAATTGTCTGAATTTTGAacccgaagcctaaaataatgtacttgttaTATCTAACGGACAGtgtctcaagtgtacgatccgatgacacccttgctctttgaagcttgtagtgaaaaaatATAGGGTTATTACAGCTTAATCGGTTGACCAAGTGGATCAACGCCATTACTATCACAGAATTGTCTGAATTTTGAacccgaagcctaaaataatgtacttgttaTATCTAACGGACAGtgtctcaagtgtacgatccgatgacATCAAACAAAGCAGTCAACcctttaataaccctatttttttcttctatacAACCTTCTAAGGGCAAGGCCATCATCGGATCTTaaacttgagaatccttccgtcagatgtgtcaAGTATATTATATTAGGCTTTAGTTCCAAAAATCGGACAAATCCGTCATCGAtcggatgtcgatcggctcggtcaaacgactaaaacttaataaccctattttttttcactacaagcttcaaagggcaaggccATCATccgatcgtacacttgagaatccttccgtcagatgtgccaAGTATATTATCTTAGGCTTTAGTTCCAAAAATCGGACAAATCCGTCATCGAtcggatgtcgatcggctcggtcaaatgACTAAgtcttaataaccctatttgtTTCTATACAACCTTCTAAGGGCAAGGCCATCATCGGATCGTaaacttgagaatccttccgtcagatgtgtcaAGTATATTATATTAGTCTTTAGTTCCAAAAATCGGACAAATCCGTCATCGAtcggatgtcgatcggctcggtcaaacgactaaaacttaataaccctattttttcactacaagcttcaaagggcaaggccATCATccgatcgtacacttgagaatccttccgtcagatgtgccaAGTATATTATCTTAGGCTTTAGTTCCAAAAATCGGACAAATCCGTCATCGAtcggatgtcgatcggctcggtcaaacgactaaggcttaataaccctattttttttctataCAACCTTCTAAGGGCAAGGCCATCATCGGATAGTACAgatgagaatccttccgtcagatgtgccaAGTATATTATATTAGGCTTTAGTTCCAAAAATCGGACAAATCCGTCATCGAtcggatgtcgatcggctcggtcaaacgactaaaacttaataaccctattttttttcactacaagcttcaaagggcaaggctGTTATcagatcgtacacttgagaaattcttccgtcagatgtggcaTGTACATTATTTCAGGCTTCAGTTCAAAAATTCGGATAAATCCGTCATCATTAGGATGTTGATCAGCTCGGTCAAACGACTTAGTTTTAATAATCCTATTGttttttcactacaagcttcaaagggcaTGGCCGTCATAGGATCTTACACTtaagaatccttccgtcagatgtgtcaagtacattattttaggctttgggtcaaaaatttagaaaattccATCATTGATAGTATGCCGacggctcggtcaaacgactaaggcttATTTAGCTTTAATCGGTTGACCGAGTGGATCGACGTCATTACTATTACGGAATTGTCTGAATTTCGAacccgaagcctaaaataatgtacttgttaTATCTAACGGACAGTGTCTCAAGTGTAAGATCCGATGACACCCTTGCtgtttgaagcttgtagtgaaaaaatATAGGATTATTAAAGCTTAATCGGTTGACCGAGTGGATCCACGCCATTACTATCACGGAATTGTCTGAATTTTGAacccgaagcctaaaataatgtacttgttaTATCTAACGGACAGTGTCTCAATTGTACGATCCGATGACACCCTTGCTGTTTGCAGCTTGTAGTGGAAAAATATAGGCTTATTAAAATTTAATCGGTTGACCGAGTGGATCCACGTCATTACTATCTCGGAATTGTTTGAATTTTGAacccgaagcctaaaataatgtacttgtcTTATCTAACGAACTGtgtctcaagtgtacgatccgatgacACCCTTGCTCTTTGCAGCTTGTAGTGAAGAaatatagggttattaagcttTAATCGGTTGGCTGAGTGGATCGACGTCATTACTATTATGGAATTGTTTGAATTTTGAAgctgaaatttgggaattttataaaataatgtaaaaaatttgggaattttatctcctcaatggtcggctccccttagggaagtagaagcttttaaagggttgaccggtttatttcGTGTCGATTTGAcggcggatcgggttaatttttttacacaatatctattaatacactataattagatgggtaatgtcaaatttatcgattttcaatttcgattgTTTAGATCGCACAAGATCCTTATATATGTACTAATGTGTTGTATCAAATAATATACCCTCCAAgaggaacaatgtggaggaaatagaatttatcaaaatcgGCCGtcggatgttatcatgataagaagatataattatggtcaaaatttcagctatttttgtcatcgtttgggtctcgatctagtagATCAACCCTAAActttaaataccacataaaactaatatgctcataaccactcactcgtaacttattttttcgatcggTCAGCTCTCATGCTCTCGTGGGTAGGAGCTAtatcaaataatgtaaaaatttcgagaattttatctcctcaatggtccgctccccttagggaagtagaagttTTTAAATGGTTGACATGTTTATTTTATGTCAAAATGACGgcggattgagttaatttttttacacaatacctaataatactctataaatagatgggtaatatcaaatttatcgatttttaattttgatcacaCAAAATTCTTACATGTccactaatgtggtataactaaCTTATTAAttgtaatgaaaagtatacatttcatgagcaacaatgtgtaggaaatagactttatcaacaAAGTGTACATTCCATGAGCAACAGGTGACTAGCGCCCAgacgcctaggcggttttatattatttttatttttattttatttttataatatatatataaagaaaaataaaataagagaaggaaaaatatatatttaattaaattattaaatttttgtttaacataacatttatttaattgaatatttgtttaattaaacaagcaaaacaccgaagtagcattttaattattctTTGGCTTGCACATGCGTCACAAACATGTCCCTCTTCTCTCGCTCACTACACGAACAACAGCCAcacatttttttaattcttttctcTCCCTTTGAAACAAACTCACACCACAtactctctcaaaaaaaaaaaaaactcacaccACATACAAACGAACTtatcaactctctctctctcattagtTCTTTTGAGCAGGCTGCTATccagaagaaaaagatataCTTTCCGTTCTGTTCGCAAGTCTACCAAAAGCAGGGCTCCAAGGAAGCAATTGTTTGCGGCTGCCAGCGATTAGTTGAAGACCGAACTCTTGATTTTGGGGATCAAAGCATCGTCGTCGAACTGGTGAGATGCAGAAgacgaggaggagagagagagggagtagAGTTCTGATTGGGTGGAGAGGCGGAGGTCGACGACGGGGGCGGAGTCGAGGCcgggtggaggtggaggtggaggtggtggtggtcgaCGGTGGCCATGGCATTGAAGAGAATAGCAATGAAGTATGGTCATAGCTGAAAGTGAGGTGGAGGAGGGTGGTCGGGGATTGGGTCGGGTTTGGCCCTGGGTTTACAGTATATTAAACAACGATGTCGATCGAGGTCAGAGTCTAAGGTCCCAACCGCATCGCATGGGTTTGATTTATAGTGAAAGATCGAATTTTGTTTTGGACTTCTGATATTTGGTAGATTTGGGCCATGAACCGGAATGAAAGTTCTTGCTCTCGATCTTGATCTAATTGAATTGGGGACCCTGGGTTTTTGTTAGTTATGAATTTGGGGAGTGAATCTGTGGATGATAACTAACCAGTGTCCCATTGTGTTGGTGTTGATGCTGATGATGGCATAGTGTTGAAAGAAAGAGAATGGAATAACAGGTCACCCGGTCAACTTTTTCAACCGTTAGATTTCTGACTTTATATCCAACGGTCCATAATAAGCTGACGTGCCCAAGCATAGCAAGCTCGGAGCATTGTAGAATTTCCGATAAAACAAGCTAGTTACTTCATTCGGTACCATGTGGTCAAGTCAACAGAACAAAACAGATATTTCTATCTCACCAGTTTAAATGTGTGGGCCCCCACCTGCTAACTACCACTAGACAAAAAGGTGGAGGCGCGTGTTGCAACACCCCAACCAAGCGCGCGTGGTGTTAGTTTTCCCACTATTCCAAATTCCCCAAACCAAACGCTACTTAAGGACGGAGTGTGTGAAACATGAAGATAAGTATCTTCTCTATCACTCCTTAATTACACACTTGCTCCTCATCCGACCGCCAAAGTCTTCAGCTTTTTGTCATGTTCTTCCTAGCTTAGCGGTCCGGTCCCGGCGAGCAATGAGAAATGGGCTTTTTCCGGCGACTCttcggcccgaaaaagcccaaaAAGAAGACTAACAAAGCCGAAGCCTCCACTTCAGCTTCTCAAGAATGGGGCTTGGACGCCAACAAGCACGCAATAGCGGTGGCGGCAGCTACTGCCGCCGTGGCCGAGGCAGCTCTCGCGGCGGCTCATGCTGCGGCGGAGGTCGTCAGGCTCACTAACGGCGTTGAGACTTCGGGGAACGTTAGCTTGCCAGTTAGAGTCAGCCGTCACCGCCACTTGGCCGCCGTTAAGATACAGTCAGCTTTCCGGAGATACCTggttggtatttttttttttcttctagattTTTCCACTATTGCCCCTGAAACGTAGTCGAATTTACGTTGCTAATGCTCCTAGAAGTACAAAGTTCGTAACtttttgcatgattctctttGCTTTTTTACTTGCTTGGTTTCTATTGAAGCTCTGAAAATTCAGGATTTTAATGTTGAAAATGGCTTTAGTCTTGGTAATATTAGTATTAGTATATAACCCAAGACAAATTcgaaaggtttttttttctgGGGAATCAAACATGGGGTTAAAAAGAAACTGTTTGTTTGAAGCTTCTTGAACATAGATtttcacaaaaataaataaacaaagtaTTAAACTTGGAACTCTGCCGACACTGTTTGATGTGTCAGTGTCAGAGTCTAGGAGAAGAAATTCTCTGCTTGAATCTGTGTTCCTAACAAGAAGGTTACTTTGGTACTTTCTGGACATGGATTTCCAACCTCCCAATGCCACATTGCAGAGGGAAGGACAAAGATGTCAATCTGCATTGAAGTTTGACCTTTTGTCTTTGACCACAACCTCCATTTACTTCCAGGCTTCCAGCTTGGCTTGTTGGATGGACCTACAGTTATTTTCGGGTGATATGATGGCCTCTAATTGCAGAAAACTACTACTGTTAGTTCCCTACTTCTCGATTTTAAACCGTGGGCAATGCACTAGTTTTACCACTTTGTTGTGTAGCTTGTAATGCCTGAGATTGGGTTTGTATTTAATGTAGTCTAGCTTAGCAATAGGGGTAAACACAGGGTTGTAGATGGGGTTTGTTGTGCTCATTAATTGAATAGAGATGGTAACATTAATCAACTGGATGAAATGGGGATTGGGTAGCCTGCTAATTTaagtttcagaaaaaagatgttTTGTGACTTAAGAATTTAttagtttggttctttcttttctttttttattttgtagcaATTATGCATGTTTGAGGTGATCATGATTATATCCACAAGCATCTATCTTCCTTTCTAAAAGTTGTATGCCAGTCTGTTCCATATGATTTAGCTTCGGGTGTAACTGGAAAGCATTGTTTAGGTTAAAGATAAAAATTAGTTACATGTTTCTTTATTCTATGGGTACTGAATTATATTGGTTGGTATGGGGGAGACAGTGATGATTTGATTCTCACAAACTTTTGGAAAATGTGAAAGGCAAGGAGGGCCTTAAGGGCACTTAAAGCACTGGTGAAGCTTCAAGCATTGGTGAGAGGCCACATAGTGAGGAAACAAACGGCGGACATGCTCAGGCGCATGCAGACACTGGTTCGACTCCAGGCCCGTGCACGGGCAACTCGCTCACTCATGTCAGAATCAGTACATTCTAGCAGCAAATCCTCCCTGTCTTACAATCCTGTAAGCAGAccttttttgttaaaattatgcATGCTAGTTGGTTTTCGCTTTCTATCTGCATGCTTTATGCACTTTTGGACAAGTTCACATCCTTGGTTGATTGCCAGGGGCAAGGCAAATCTTTATACATAACGATTAGGCGGTAATTCATTTTCTATAATTTCTGCTTGCAGCTCCCGGAAAGTCCTGACAAACTTGGATCCCAGCACCGTGTTTATAGTAGCAAATTTGATGGGCCCTCATTGCTGAAGGTATTGACTTCAATGCCTGCCTGCGTAGAATTTGATTGTTATCTCCCACTGTGTCGGTTGTTTAACATCTAATTGTTGAGTACCTTCCTGCTAAATGCAACTCCTCTGGAAGGCACTTTTTTGTTGAGCTTATTTTGCTTAAAATAATCGTAATGTCATTTCATAGTCGTTGTATGGTACTTGGAGTTTAATCATGTTATTCTGTTTCATTATCCAGAGGTGTGGTTCAAATTCAAACGCAAAGGATGCCACCAGTCTGGACAGAAGACGTCTGGCCTCAGGATGGTTAGATCGGTGGATGGAAGAAAGTGTGTGGAACAACCGCCGTGATGCTTCATCACTGAGATATGTGCAAGCAGATAATGAGAAGGTTGACAAAATCCTTGAAGTAGATACTTGGAAACCTCACTTGGGCTCCCAACGAAATACCAGAACCTTTCAAACCGCACAGCATGTTATGGCTTCGGATAATTACAGTCCAATGTTTATGACATTCGATTCCCCGTCCAAACGCACAACAAAAGAACCAAACTTGATTCCTAGTCAATCTTCCATGGATTACTTCTCATCGAGCTCAATGAAATATCCTATAGGAAAAGATGAAGTACCGGCTTTAAGAACCGCACAGAACAGCCCACAAGCATTTTCTGCCTTATCGAAACCTGGAAGTAGTAGTGCTAGAAGAGGCCACTTCACGCCGACAAGGAGCGAGTACTCGTGGGGTTTCTTTAGCAGCTATGCCGGTTACCCTAGCTACATGGCTAACACGGAATCATCCCGGGCTAAGGTTCGGTCACAGAGTGCCCCAAGACAAAGGCTCGAATTTGATAAATATAGTTTGACAAAAAAATCCGTCCAGGAGTTTTGCGAAGCAGGCACATGTTCAGAAACAGGTTTAGCTCTAGATACGGATTTCAGGAATAAAGCGTTTCTGAGCTCTAGCCACTCGAATAGACTACGGTGATGGCTGATATTTGCATGTTTTTCTATTTGTGTGTATGGCGGCAAATGTTTGAGTCTTAGCTAGCTGATCTTGATGTACAACTAAAGCTTTCGCGCCATGGATGTCAGAGTGGACATAGTTTCCAAAACTGTGACTAAACCTTCATGGATTAAACCTCGGTTTAATGTAATATTGATTGTGCTTGTATACAATGTATATAGATTTCCTTTCCTTTATACCTTTGGATCCTTGAGTTTCCAACTGGCGTTTCACATTCCAATTTAGACTGTAGATTCACGGTGATAAGCTCTTAAAACTTTATGAATCACTACCTTTTCCCCTTTGGCTTTACAAGAAAATGATGAGAATGGACTAGTTCATTCACCCAAATCAGATCAAATGCTTTCATTGGATCCCAACCACGAGTGTGATAGCACACGCGCAATTTGGGTGGACTAAcaataaattatataaaaatgaaaataaacaaaagtGGAAGATCTTCTCCAATATCTTATTTGTAGCGAAAGGCTTTACCAACGATTATACTTCGCATAAAGCATGTCTTAATTATTGAACTTTGTCTAAAGGAAAAGTAATTTCTCATGTCTTTTTTGGGTAACTTGACATGTGATTTGTTTTAACAAAAGTTAATACATGATTGTGTTAGTTTGCACTCATTTGAGATGAATCATTGAATCATAACCACTTTTTCTTAAAGGTAACGGTTAACAAACTAAATTTTGTCGACAAAAGGTAGATTATTACCCTTACAAAAAGAAATATTTCAGATACAATGATTGTCTTACCAATATTGCCATTCACACAACTTGACTCCCATTTCCCAACTTAAACATGGTTTTAGTCTTTTAGAATCTCCAACCAAAGTGAACTCTTCACATTAAAAGAAGAATGTTAATGATCCCTTACTGTTGATTGCATTTCCCATTTGGGCATAATTCCCAACTCATGGTATCCTGCATTATGATATAAACTTTAGAAGCATAACTAAAAGAGAACATTAACAAGATTTTCGATTGCTAAATCGTCTCATTAAAAGTAATAAAGCATTAGAGTTAGAACTTACAAGTTGCAATCAGTGTTAGGATCAATGTTAAAACCCAAAGAGACCTCACA
Protein-coding regions in this window:
- the LOC133718254 gene encoding protein FAR1-RELATED SEQUENCE 5-like, producing the protein MEREEGDFISIVEESIDFGVETNNSLDLNVEQDCHNLKIVHGNGTVSNVSSTNDHSVDAVVKVGTEFESDEHAYRCYNKYAKLVGFNVRKDWVNRSKVHGQVVSRKFTCSKEGYRRRDKRDVTVKKHRKETRTGCLAHMVITRQPDGKYRVSHIEEQHNHDNLNASMAQVLPLQRESSISQAADAELVEGTKDFRTLSKLASESMNRRFRVRESLDNVSLGYNNHLQSERTRDMKKGEVGRLLHYFQRQHVENPSFFYALQVDTDDKVCNIFWADDKMVSDYDYFGDVVCLDTICRTDKNCLPFVQFIGVNHHKQVLIFAATLLYDDTMESYKWLFQTFLEAMSGKKPRIILTDQDATIVEVIDSVLPETDHRICTWQMYENALKHISPMVNDTGSFANDFKRCIYDHKDEDDFVSAWGDMLDKYGLQQNDWLKWMFRAREKWAVVYGRNTIFVDKGAHLVESLFNDLRSCLYSDTTVLQFFKHYERMVDEQRSKEIEASDEMNSCLPRLMGNVVMLKHASNVYTSRAFEVFQQGYEKCLNVVVNQCSENGSLFEYRAKTFGKTQEHSVRFCSSDGTVICSCKKFESVGFLCSHALKVLDHRNIKVLPAKYVLKRWTKDARLGIARPSDVSTDNDNPKLIVASRYKDLSHRILMLSTRASESGEAFQFAVRQLDQVMDGVEKILTLKPEDAQAVTSSSTGTTTSDNEHAETFLDENAFENQGENGVKGANEQGSAVLDRGELMNVNGNFSSTNRIQISDASPQSNHSYISSEPLTGNPITQGLYTFEENPVVNCTYAQDNAILFRPPNIFPNQHDSPSQLQLLQEPLINGTYQEPMSELRQAMDLDLDLHPPHSPSFLL
- the LOC133715680 gene encoding protein IQ-DOMAIN 23-like — its product is MGFFRRLFGPKKPKKKTNKAEASTSASQEWGLDANKHAIAVAAATAAVAEAALAAAHAAAEVVRLTNGVETSGNVSLPVRVSRHRHLAAVKIQSAFRRYLARRALRALKALVKLQALVRGHIVRKQTADMLRRMQTLVRLQARARATRSLMSESVHSSSKSSLSYNPLPESPDKLGSQHRVYSSKFDGPSLLKRCGSNSNAKDATSLDRRRLASGWLDRWMEESVWNNRRDASSLRYVQADNEKVDKILEVDTWKPHLGSQRNTRTFQTAQHVMASDNYSPMFMTFDSPSKRTTKEPNLIPSQSSMDYFSSSSMKYPIGKDEVPALRTAQNSPQAFSALSKPGSSSARRGHFTPTRSEYSWGFFSSYAGYPSYMANTESSRAKVRSQSAPRQRLEFDKYSLTKKSVQEFCEAGTCSETGLALDTDFRNKAFLSSSHSNRLR